The following are from one region of the Apostichopus japonicus isolate 1M-3 chromosome 17, ASM3797524v1, whole genome shotgun sequence genome:
- the LOC139984806 gene encoding tolloid-like protein 2 isoform X5, which yields MATNGGFEATNDLEASKSPNENDQPTDNTANQTRRFLEVDYRNTKHSAICSIIVFLALILILGAVMFVLIFLLDGQEAGPDRELQTELKGTFILSVTITIVNLDYQSSLSDPTSKDYIDLENRFSKKIASVLSQTDLMDKYRGVEITNVRSGSVILDFLLLFCEPLMTQDDVIQTVQEALTSSGSPNTVVGDELIISQNNLVIEAAPQQTSLQNISCSDPRPTSTPVMTSSPSTVMSSSTSQPLSPTPTSSPTSTPAVSSSISTLTPASSSVTSSQTTSMTPSVEMTMMTSSIITSQAAVPTTTSTAPSLSSTMAAKTTTMTSTSMSSSAQPTTTQMQTAPPTRSTTAALQPSTTISSKLLMSSTVTPEQTTQMMTTSIGGMETSPSVTQPTVTTTTESLPGCDISQGQILSAGDVKVITSPGYPRGYLNNLNCHWSITGIASENMVILLEFVFFDVGDDYLEVDIPTEGQINQRFSGSSTPPSIRSQDRNIQLRFVSDGAVTSIGFEVRLRLVSVLETTPPAITTEDMGVLETSPSVTQPTVIATTESLPNCDISQGQILSAGDVKVISSPGYPRGYLNNLNCQWSVTGIASENMVILLEFVFFDVGDDYLEVNIPTEGQINQRFSGSSTPPSIRSQDRNIQLRFVSDGAVTSIGFEVRLRLVSVLETTPPAITTEALGGMDTSPSVTKPTVIATTGSLPGCDISQGQILSAGDVKIISSPGYPRGYLNNLNCEWSVTGIASENMVILLEFVFFDVGDDYLEVNIPTEGQINQRFSGSSTPPSIRSQDQNIQLRFVSDGAITSIGFQVTVRLVSVLETTPPTLTTEAMACSDDLSFVTQEQNQTLTSPGYPNAYSSNMNCQWMLQSTIPNSQIILTFLTFDIGDDLLRIEHNGRTVELTGADLPMPIITDSANVNLVFTSNNVNNQNPGFEILAHIYIPPVSTQAQLTEITTTAPPQIPIAPPDNSCIPGSILISVESGPKTFSSPGYPDYNYASNTECSWNFILIGSSIENKALQLRFVNFDVGDDSVVVEGSSPAIRRFQGSALPPLIISSGNKFVIKLTTDSQDNHPGFNATVSVVDK from the exons ACTAATGACCTTGAAGCGTCAAAGTCGCCCaatgaaaatgaccaacctACAGATAATACAGCAAACCAGACGAGAAGATTTTTAGAAGTTGACTACAGGAACACGAAGCATTCAGCGATATGTTCCATCATTGTATTTCTTGCCTTAATACTTATTCTTGGTGCCGTTATGTTTGTGCTGATTTTCTTGTTAG ATGGACAAGAAGCTGGACCCGACAGGGAACTACAAACAGAACTGAAAG GAACGTTCATCCTCTCAGTAACCATCACAATTGTTAATCTTGACTACCAATCAAGTCTTTCAGACCCAACCAGCAAGGATTACATTGACCTTGAAAATAGATTTTCAAAGAAA ATTGCTTCAGTGCTTTCACAGACTGACTTGATGGATAAATACAGAGGAGTTGAAATCACAAACGTGAG atctggaagtgttatcttaGACTTTTTACTACTGTTCTGTGAACCATTGATGACCCAGGATGACGTCATCCAAACAGTGCAGGAAGCCCTGACGTCATCAGGTTCTCCGAACACGGTGGTAGGGGATGAGTTAATTATCTCTCAGAATAATTTGGTAATTGAAGCAG CTCCACAACAAACtagtttgcaaaatatttcttgttcCGACCCGAGACCGACAAGCACACCtgtaatgacgtcatcaccatCTACAGTTATGTCGTCATCGACTTCACAGCCTCTGTCGCCTACACCTACATCATCACCTACATCGACTCCTGCAGTGTCGTCGTCAATATCTACACTCACACCTGCAAGTTCGTCAGTAACGTCATCGCAGACGACGTCGATGACACCTTCCGTTGAGATGactatgatgacgtcatcaatcattACGTCACAGGCAGCTGTACCGACAACCACGTCTACTGCACCTTCCCTATCATCAACAATGGCGGCAAAAACGACGACGATGACGTCAACATCAATGAGCTCGTCTGCCCAGCCAACTACAACTCAGATGCAAACAGCGCCCCCTACAAGATCGACTACTGCGGCTCTTCAACCATCTACTACAATATCGTCAAAAC TGTTGATGTCATCCACGGTTACACCCGAGCAGACGACCCAGATGATGACCACATCGATAG GTGGTATGGAAACTTCACCATCCGTTACCCAACCCACTGTGACAACAACTACAGAAAGCTTACCAG gtTGCGATATTTCACAAGGGCAAATACTATCAGCTGGTGATGTTAAGGTCATTACAAGTCCCGGCTACCCTAGGGGTTACTTAAATAACCTCAACTGTCATTGGAGCATCACTGGTATCGCGTCAGAAAATATGGTTATTTTACTGGAATTCGTCTTTTTTGACGTGGGAGATGATTATCTTGAGGTAGATATACCTACTGAAGGCCAAATAAACCAACGGTTCAGTGGATCTTCAACACCGCCCTCTATCAGATCACAAGACCGGAATATTCAGTTACGATTTGTATCCGATGGTGCGGTCACATCTATAGGCTTCGAAGTGAGACTTCGGTTGGTTTCTGTCCTCGAAACAA CGCCACCAGCTATAACTACGGAAGACATGG GAGTCTTGGAAACCTCACCATCCGTTACCCAACCCACTGTGATAGCAACTACAGAAAGCTTACCAA attGCGATATTTCACAAGGGCAAATACTATCAGCTGGTGATGTTAAGGTCATTTCAAGTCCGGGCTACCCTAGGGGTTACTTAAATAACCTCAACTGTCAGTGGAGCGTCACTGGTATTGCGTCAGAAAATATGGTTATTTTACTAGAATTCGTCTTTTTTGACGTGGGAGATGATTATCTTGAGGTAAACATACCTACTGAAGGCCAAATAAACCAACGGTTCAGTGGATCTTCAACACCGCCCTCTATCAGATCACAAGACCGGAATATTCAGTTACGATTTGTATCCGATGGTGCGGTCACATCTATAGGCTTCGAAGTGAGGCTTCGGTTGGTATCTGTCCTCGAAACAA CGCCACCAGCTATAACTACGGAAGCACTGG GAGGCATGGATACTTCACCATCCGTTACCAAACCGACTGTGATAGCAACTACAGGAAGCTTACCAG gtTGCGATATTTCACAAGGGCAAATACTATCAGCTGGTGATGTTAAGATCATTTCAAGTCCCGGCTACCCTAGGGGTTACTTAAATAACCTCAACTGTGAGTGGAGCGTCACTGGTATCGCGTCAGAAAATATGGTTATTTTACTAGAATTCGTCTTTTTTGACGTGGGAGATGATTATCTTGAGGTAAACATACCTACTGAAGGCCAAATAAACCAACGGTTCAGTGGATCTTCAACACCGCCCTCTATCAGATCACAAGACCAGAATATTCAGTTACGATTTGTATCCGATGGTGCGATCACATCTATAGGATTCCAAGTGACAGTTCGGTTGGTTTCTGTCCTCGAAACAA CGCCACCAACTTTAACTACGGAAGCCATGG CATGCTCAGATGACCTTTCATTCGTAACCCAAGAGCAGAATCAGACGTTGACGTCACCCGGTTACcctaatgcatattcatcaaaCATGAATTGCCAATGGATGCTTCAGTCGACGATACCCAATTCtcaaattattttaactttcCTGACCTTTGACATCGGAGATGACCTACTTCGCATTGAACACAATGGCCGAACCGTGGAACTGACTGGAGCAGATCTACCGATGCCCATAATAACCGACTCAGCTAATGTAAATCTGGTGTTTACTAGTAATAATGTTAACAACCAAAATCCAGGCTTCGAGATCTTGGCTCATATTTACATTCCACCAGTTTCAA CTCAAGCCCAGTTGACAGAAATTACGACAACCGCGCCACCACAAATTCCAATAGCACCACCTGATAACT CGTGCATTCCTGGATCAATTTTAATATCTGTGGAAAGCGGTCCAAAGACATTTTCGTCACCGGGTTACCCAGACTATAACTACGCCTCCAATACCGAATGTAGCTGGAATTTTATCTTGATCGGGTCATCGATAGAAAACAAAGCCTTACAACTTCGTTTCGTCAATTTCGACGTCGGCGATGACTCGGTAGTAGTCGAAGGGTCTTCCCCCGCAATAAGGCGATTTCAAGGGTCTGCGCTACCACCTCTTATAATATCATCGGGAAACAAGTTTGTTATAAAACTAACCACAGACTCACAAGACAATCACCCTGGCTTTAACGCAACCGTTAGCGTGGTAGATAAATAG
- the LOC139984806 gene encoding tolloid-like protein 2 isoform X7 gives MATNGGFEATNDLEASKSPNENDQPTDNTANQTRRFLEVDYRNTKHSAICSIIVFLALILILGAVMFVLIFLLDGQEAGPDRELQTELKGTFILSVTITIVNLDYQSSLSDPTSKDYIDLENRFSKKIASVLSQTDLMDKYRGVEITNVRSGSVILDFLLLFCEPLMTQDDVIQTVQEALTSSGSPNTVVGDELIISQNNLVIEAAPQQTSLQNISCSDPRPTSTPVMTSSPSTVMSSSTSQPLSPTPTSSPTSTPAVSSSISTLTPASSSVTSSQTTSMTPSVEMTMMTSSIITSQAAVPTTTSTAPSLSSTMAAKTTTMTSTSMSSSAQPTTTQMQTAPPTRSTTAALQPSTTISSKLLMSSTVTPEQTTQMMTTSIGVLETSPSVTQPTVIATTESLPNCDISQGQILSAGDVKVISSPGYPRGYLNNLNCQWSVTGIASENMVILLEFVFFDVGDDYLEVNIPTEGQINQRFSGSSTPPSIRSQDRNIQLRFVSDGAVTSIGFEVRLRLVSVLETTPPAITTEALGGMDTSPSVTKPTVIATTGSLPGCDISQGQILSAGDVKIISSPGYPRGYLNNLNCEWSVTGIASENMVILLEFVFFDVGDDYLEVNIPTEGQINQRFSGSSTPPSIRSQDQNIQLRFVSDGAITSIGFQVTVRLVSVLETTPPTLTTEAMACSDDLSFVTQEQNQTLTSPGYPNAYSSNMNCQWMLQSTIPNSQIILTFLTFDIGDDLLRIEHNGRTVELTGADLPMPIITDSANVNLVFTSNNVNNQNPGFEILAHIYIPPVSTQAQLTEITTTAPPQIPIAPPDNSCIPGSILISVESGPKTFSSPGYPDYNYASNTECSWNFILIGSSIENKALQLRFVNFDVGDDSVVVEGSSPAIRRFQGSALPPLIISSGNKFVIKLTTDSQDNHPGFNATVSVVDK, from the exons ACTAATGACCTTGAAGCGTCAAAGTCGCCCaatgaaaatgaccaacctACAGATAATACAGCAAACCAGACGAGAAGATTTTTAGAAGTTGACTACAGGAACACGAAGCATTCAGCGATATGTTCCATCATTGTATTTCTTGCCTTAATACTTATTCTTGGTGCCGTTATGTTTGTGCTGATTTTCTTGTTAG ATGGACAAGAAGCTGGACCCGACAGGGAACTACAAACAGAACTGAAAG GAACGTTCATCCTCTCAGTAACCATCACAATTGTTAATCTTGACTACCAATCAAGTCTTTCAGACCCAACCAGCAAGGATTACATTGACCTTGAAAATAGATTTTCAAAGAAA ATTGCTTCAGTGCTTTCACAGACTGACTTGATGGATAAATACAGAGGAGTTGAAATCACAAACGTGAG atctggaagtgttatcttaGACTTTTTACTACTGTTCTGTGAACCATTGATGACCCAGGATGACGTCATCCAAACAGTGCAGGAAGCCCTGACGTCATCAGGTTCTCCGAACACGGTGGTAGGGGATGAGTTAATTATCTCTCAGAATAATTTGGTAATTGAAGCAG CTCCACAACAAACtagtttgcaaaatatttcttgttcCGACCCGAGACCGACAAGCACACCtgtaatgacgtcatcaccatCTACAGTTATGTCGTCATCGACTTCACAGCCTCTGTCGCCTACACCTACATCATCACCTACATCGACTCCTGCAGTGTCGTCGTCAATATCTACACTCACACCTGCAAGTTCGTCAGTAACGTCATCGCAGACGACGTCGATGACACCTTCCGTTGAGATGactatgatgacgtcatcaatcattACGTCACAGGCAGCTGTACCGACAACCACGTCTACTGCACCTTCCCTATCATCAACAATGGCGGCAAAAACGACGACGATGACGTCAACATCAATGAGCTCGTCTGCCCAGCCAACTACAACTCAGATGCAAACAGCGCCCCCTACAAGATCGACTACTGCGGCTCTTCAACCATCTACTACAATATCGTCAAAAC TGTTGATGTCATCCACGGTTACACCCGAGCAGACGACCCAGATGATGACCACATCGATAG GAGTCTTGGAAACCTCACCATCCGTTACCCAACCCACTGTGATAGCAACTACAGAAAGCTTACCAA attGCGATATTTCACAAGGGCAAATACTATCAGCTGGTGATGTTAAGGTCATTTCAAGTCCGGGCTACCCTAGGGGTTACTTAAATAACCTCAACTGTCAGTGGAGCGTCACTGGTATTGCGTCAGAAAATATGGTTATTTTACTAGAATTCGTCTTTTTTGACGTGGGAGATGATTATCTTGAGGTAAACATACCTACTGAAGGCCAAATAAACCAACGGTTCAGTGGATCTTCAACACCGCCCTCTATCAGATCACAAGACCGGAATATTCAGTTACGATTTGTATCCGATGGTGCGGTCACATCTATAGGCTTCGAAGTGAGGCTTCGGTTGGTATCTGTCCTCGAAACAA CGCCACCAGCTATAACTACGGAAGCACTGG GAGGCATGGATACTTCACCATCCGTTACCAAACCGACTGTGATAGCAACTACAGGAAGCTTACCAG gtTGCGATATTTCACAAGGGCAAATACTATCAGCTGGTGATGTTAAGATCATTTCAAGTCCCGGCTACCCTAGGGGTTACTTAAATAACCTCAACTGTGAGTGGAGCGTCACTGGTATCGCGTCAGAAAATATGGTTATTTTACTAGAATTCGTCTTTTTTGACGTGGGAGATGATTATCTTGAGGTAAACATACCTACTGAAGGCCAAATAAACCAACGGTTCAGTGGATCTTCAACACCGCCCTCTATCAGATCACAAGACCAGAATATTCAGTTACGATTTGTATCCGATGGTGCGATCACATCTATAGGATTCCAAGTGACAGTTCGGTTGGTTTCTGTCCTCGAAACAA CGCCACCAACTTTAACTACGGAAGCCATGG CATGCTCAGATGACCTTTCATTCGTAACCCAAGAGCAGAATCAGACGTTGACGTCACCCGGTTACcctaatgcatattcatcaaaCATGAATTGCCAATGGATGCTTCAGTCGACGATACCCAATTCtcaaattattttaactttcCTGACCTTTGACATCGGAGATGACCTACTTCGCATTGAACACAATGGCCGAACCGTGGAACTGACTGGAGCAGATCTACCGATGCCCATAATAACCGACTCAGCTAATGTAAATCTGGTGTTTACTAGTAATAATGTTAACAACCAAAATCCAGGCTTCGAGATCTTGGCTCATATTTACATTCCACCAGTTTCAA CTCAAGCCCAGTTGACAGAAATTACGACAACCGCGCCACCACAAATTCCAATAGCACCACCTGATAACT CGTGCATTCCTGGATCAATTTTAATATCTGTGGAAAGCGGTCCAAAGACATTTTCGTCACCGGGTTACCCAGACTATAACTACGCCTCCAATACCGAATGTAGCTGGAATTTTATCTTGATCGGGTCATCGATAGAAAACAAAGCCTTACAACTTCGTTTCGTCAATTTCGACGTCGGCGATGACTCGGTAGTAGTCGAAGGGTCTTCCCCCGCAATAAGGCGATTTCAAGGGTCTGCGCTACCACCTCTTATAATATCATCGGGAAACAAGTTTGTTATAAAACTAACCACAGACTCACAAGACAATCACCCTGGCTTTAACGCAACCGTTAGCGTGGTAGATAAATAG